A region from the Sutcliffiella horikoshii genome encodes:
- a CDS encoding YqzK family protein gives MKNIIDSCYNTFKVFILFTGCTVLFYYGIMWINQEYQNYHRYDEPEGAAVKVTKMVEERDEGWLQRLVFFYHYGE, from the coding sequence ATGAAGAATATTATAGATTCATGCTATAATACATTTAAAGTTTTTATTTTATTCACTGGTTGTACGGTCTTATTTTACTATGGAATTATGTGGATTAATCAAGAGTATCAGAATTATCATCGTTATGACGAGCCTGAAGGGGCAGCGGTGAAAGTGACAAAAATGGTAGAAGAAAGGGATGAGGGCTGGCTGCAGCGCTTGGTATTCTTTTATCATTACGGGGAGTAG
- the fur gene encoding ferric iron uptake transcriptional regulator: protein MENRIDRIKKLLHSASYKLTPQRESTVRVLLEHEEDHLSAEDVYLLVKEKSPEIGLATVYRTLELLTELKIVDKINFGDGVSRYDLRQEGAKHFHHHLVCIECGAVDEIQDDLLEDVEAIVERDWNFKIKDHRLTFHGVCHRCQDPDDQTEEENT, encoded by the coding sequence ATGGAAAATAGGATAGACCGCATAAAAAAGCTACTGCATTCCGCAAGCTATAAGCTAACTCCTCAGCGAGAATCAACAGTCCGAGTCTTGCTGGAACATGAAGAGGACCATTTGAGCGCGGAAGATGTATACCTCCTCGTGAAAGAAAAGTCACCTGAGATTGGACTGGCTACTGTATATCGAACATTGGAATTACTGACGGAATTGAAAATTGTCGATAAAATAAATTTTGGCGATGGAGTATCACGCTATGATCTTCGTCAAGAAGGTGCCAAGCATTTCCATCATCACTTAGTTTGCATAGAGTGTGGGGCGGTTGATGAGATTCAAGACGACCTACTAGAAGATGTGGAAGCAATCGTAGAACGTGATTGGAACTTCAAAATAAAGGACCACCGTTTAACCTTTCATGGAGTTTGTCATCGATGCCAAGATCCTGATGATCAAACGGAAGAAGAGAATACATAA
- the spoIIM gene encoding stage II sporulation protein M, with the protein MKKQSRFTILLGHIKEHSSLYLFIVVLFFMGVIFGAIVVNSMNFSQKQDLFVYLSRFFGQVEEGQFASSKDIFFQSYFHNIKYVLLMWVLGISIIGLPVILILLFLKGVVVGFTVGFLVNQLSWKGFLFSFVAILPQNMIAIPAYIIIGTLSVAFSLKMIRQQFVKRIQEPFFQQFMRYTVAMGFICLLLVGASLIEALASPVFMKSVISILE; encoded by the coding sequence ATGAAAAAACAGTCGCGGTTTACTATTTTACTAGGGCATATAAAAGAACACTCCTCTCTATATTTGTTTATAGTGGTGCTTTTTTTTATGGGAGTTATCTTCGGGGCCATCGTGGTCAATAGTATGAACTTTTCACAAAAACAGGATCTGTTTGTCTATCTGAGCCGCTTCTTTGGTCAGGTGGAAGAAGGACAGTTTGCAAGCTCGAAAGACATATTCTTTCAGAGTTATTTCCATAATATTAAATACGTTCTTTTAATGTGGGTGCTTGGTATATCCATTATTGGACTTCCGGTAATTTTAATACTACTGTTCTTAAAAGGAGTGGTAGTTGGATTTACGGTGGGATTCTTAGTAAATCAACTAAGCTGGAAAGGGTTCCTTTTTTCCTTTGTGGCCATCCTTCCACAAAATATGATTGCGATTCCTGCATACATTATCATTGGAACTTTATCGGTGGCTTTTTCCTTGAAGATGATCAGGCAGCAGTTTGTAAAAAGAATACAGGAGCCGTTTTTTCAACAGTTTATGAGATATACGGTCGCGATGGGATTCATTTGCTTACTGCTTGTGGGAGCTTCATTAATAGAAGCATTGGCATCTCCAGTGTTCATGAAATCTGTTATTTCCATATTAGAATAA